One Alphaproteobacteria bacterium LSUCC0396 genomic region harbors:
- a CDS encoding alpha/beta fold hydrolase, which translates to MLPFTPIFIPGLLCTELLFAKQRNMLPDPGLIADTMSHDTIHDMARAALGLCDGPLVPVGLSMGGYVALEMARLAPQRMAGMALLSTNCQDDSEASKAQRQHAIALAQHKGFQGVTRHLMPRLLSPAAIRDDALVADVLAMAADIGRVGFVQQQTAIMGRRAQHDTLTSFSAPLLVLCGTLDILTPPALSVEMAGLAAEAELCLLDGVGHLSSMEAPEAVGNALEALFERAVV; encoded by the coding sequence ATGTTACCTTTCACGCCAATTTTTATTCCCGGCCTGCTTTGCACCGAATTATTGTTTGCCAAACAGCGCAATATGCTGCCGGATCCCGGGCTGATTGCGGATACTATGTCCCATGATACGATCCATGATATGGCCAGAGCTGCGCTTGGGCTATGTGATGGGCCGCTTGTGCCTGTTGGCCTTTCAATGGGCGGGTATGTGGCGTTGGAGATGGCACGGCTTGCACCGCAACGCATGGCCGGCATGGCATTGCTAAGCACCAATTGTCAGGATGATAGCGAGGCCAGTAAGGCACAGCGCCAGCACGCGATTGCCCTTGCCCAGCATAAAGGCTTTCAGGGCGTTACCCGCCATCTGATGCCGCGGCTGTTATCACCGGCTGCAATCAGGGATGACGCGCTGGTTGCCGATGTTCTGGCGATGGCGGCCGATATCGGGCGGGTAGGTTTCGTGCAGCAGCAAACCGCCATTATGGGGCGGCGGGCGCAGCATGACACGCTAACCAGCTTTAGCGCGCCGCTTTTGGTGTTATGCGGAACGCTTGATATTCTGACGCCGCCAGCATTGTCGGTTGAGATGGCCGGGCTAGCGGCCGAGGCCGAGTTATGCCTGCTTGACGGGGTCGGGCATCTATCATCAATGGAAGCCCCCGAAGCGGTGGGCAATGCGCTTGAGGCCTTGTTTGAAAGGGCTGTTGTCTAA
- a CDS encoding DEAD/DEAH box helicase produces the protein MKFSDLGLSDELSRAVADLGYTSPTPIQEKSIPVVLMGRDILGSAQTGTGKTASFTLPMIDILASGRAKARLPRSLILAPTRELAAQVAESFEKFSSYHKLSMALLIGGVSFTDQNTALSKGVDVLIATPGRLLDHFERGKVLLNDVKILVIDEADRMLDMGFIPDVERIAGLLPRMRQTLFFSATLSDDIQKLGAKFVMNPKIIEVAPPASTADTVAQHLIWTDVKKKRQVLRDILRHESVKNAVIFCNRKRDIAELIKSLTRHGFSAVALHGDMTQSARLEALQRFKDGDVPLMIASDVAARGLDIAGLSHVFNFDVPSHAEDYVHRIGRTGRAGNSGRAFTIAASKDDVKYIGFIEKLIGKPVPKITVVDGKVVEDDGAISAKTGDNKGDNKGDIASNDSSDAPQTAIDGAKAAPKRRSRNGRAEKSTDKSTEKTAEKSTEKTAEKSTEKTAEKSIKGAKDASKSAKSAQDKKPVTGKNRNRDDELPSPPDCSGNTLVETGHVPAFLRR, from the coding sequence TTGAAATTTTCAGATCTTGGCCTCAGTGACGAGCTAAGCCGCGCCGTGGCAGATTTAGGCTACACCAGCCCAACACCAATTCAGGAAAAATCCATTCCCGTCGTTCTGATGGGGCGAGATATTCTTGGCTCTGCACAAACGGGTACTGGCAAAACCGCGTCATTCACCTTGCCGATGATTGATATTCTAGCGTCGGGCCGTGCCAAGGCGCGCCTGCCTCGGTCACTGATCCTCGCACCAACCCGCGAGCTAGCTGCGCAGGTAGCTGAATCATTCGAAAAATTTAGCTCATACCACAAATTAAGCATGGCCCTGCTCATCGGCGGCGTCAGCTTTACTGACCAGAACACCGCGTTAAGCAAAGGTGTGGACGTGTTGATTGCAACGCCGGGCCGACTGCTTGACCATTTTGAGCGTGGCAAAGTGCTGTTGAACGACGTCAAAATTCTCGTGATCGACGAAGCCGACCGGATGCTCGATATGGGCTTTATCCCTGACGTTGAGCGGATCGCCGGTCTATTACCGCGGATGCGCCAGACGCTGTTTTTCTCGGCAACATTGTCGGATGATATTCAAAAACTCGGCGCAAAATTCGTGATGAACCCAAAAATCATCGAAGTCGCCCCACCGGCGTCAACAGCCGATACCGTTGCCCAGCATTTGATCTGGACGGATGTGAAAAAGAAACGGCAGGTTCTGCGCGATATTCTGCGTCATGAATCAGTAAAAAATGCAGTGATCTTTTGCAATCGCAAACGCGATATCGCAGAGTTGATCAAATCGCTAACACGGCATGGATTTTCCGCCGTTGCCCTGCATGGCGACATGACCCAATCAGCCCGGCTTGAGGCCCTGCAACGGTTCAAAGATGGCGACGTGCCATTGATGATCGCCTCGGATGTGGCGGCGCGCGGTCTTGATATTGCCGGCCTTAGCCATGTTTTCAATTTTGACGTACCAAGCCATGCCGAGGATTATGTCCACCGGATTGGCCGCACCGGACGCGCCGGTAATTCTGGACGCGCCTTTACCATCGCCGCCAGCAAAGATGATGTGAAGTATATTGGCTTTATCGAGAAATTGATTGGCAAACCAGTCCCGAAAATTACCGTCGTCGACGGCAAAGTTGTTGAGGATGATGGGGCAATATCAGCCAAAACAGGCGATAACAAAGGCGATAACAAGGGCGATATTGCTAGCAACGATAGCTCTGACGCCCCCCAAACAGCAATTGATGGTGCCAAAGCCGCGCCAAAGCGCCGGTCGCGCAATGGACGGGCGGAAAAATCGACTGATAAATCGACTGAAAAAACAGCCGAAAAATCGACTGAAAAAACAGCTGAAAAATCGACCGAAAAAACAGCTGAAAAATCAATCAAAGGCGCCAAAGACGCGTCGAAATCAGCCAAATCTGCACAGGATAAAAAGCCGGTTACAGGTAAAAACCGCAATCGGGACGATGAATTACCATCACCGCCAGATTGTTCGGGAAACACGCTGGTTGAAACCGGCCATGTGCCGGCCTTTTTGCGGCGCTGA